In Toxoplasma gondii ME49 chromosome VIII, whole genome shotgun sequence, a single genomic region encodes these proteins:
- a CDS encoding hypothetical protein (encoded by transcript TGME49_233370~Signal peptide predicted by SignalP 2.0 HMM (probability 0.997) with cleavage site probability 0.835 at residue 21~Predicted trans-membrane domain (TMHMM2.0):120-143) encodes MKVFLPATVFCLSSGILLARAEPDTDCQGEYGPWSVCEPLEGHATHHDSDDDFKLDRGPDGEFTNDCFHFQTYKIVVPKSGNGRDCSRKEGSKRFRYCDDCSRIPSVHKRLEAQQATDSFHTFTIIAGIFCLFAMVALTALCVRKVLKDTSSRTEQVTLYSPGPPNPSTQQPYPADTRGPNTTSVTMTPEYPHHSAKDITAETDRNTEAGGSEYGA; translated from the exons ATGAAGGTCTTCCTCCCGGCcaccgttttctgtcttAGTTCTGGCATCCTTCTCGCTCGTGCAGAGCCAG ATACTGACTGCCAAGGAGAGTACGGCCCGTGGTCCGTGTGCGAGCCCTTGGAAGGCCATGCAACTCACCACGACTCCGACGACGATTTCAAGCTCGACCGCGGACCAGATGGAGAATTTACCAATGATTGCTTCCATTTTCAGACTTACAAAATAGTAGTGCCGAAAAGCGGCAACGGACGTGATTGTTCCCGTAAAGAGGGCTCCAAGCGCTTCAGATACTGTGATGATTGCAGCAGGATCCCCTCCGTCCATAAGCGCCTGGAGGCGCAGCAAGCAACAGACTCCTTCCATACATTTACCATCATCGCCGGcattttctgtctcttcgcgatGGTCGCTCTGACAGCCCTTTGCGTGCGGAAAGTGCTGAAGGACACTTCATCTAGGACAGAGCAAGTTACTCTTTACTCGCCTGGCCCTCCCAATCCATCCACTCAACAACCATATCCGGCTGACACGCGAGGACCAAACACTACTTCAGTTACCATGACTCCAGAATACCCTCACCACTCAGCGAAAGACATCACTGCGGAAACTGACCGTAATACTGAAGCTGGTGGATCTGAGTACGGAGCATGA